The following coding sequences lie in one bacterium genomic window:
- a CDS encoding aminotransferase class V-fold PLP-dependent enzyme: MRRASCSMLSPSNPGFPWLESGRCPPRLLLPSAEVKGLPMNSTRQQLELEARIPEIIGATHPVPLLDGRLVDGIYFDNAASTKPFAEVSAFLKSIEPYYSNIHRGTGFDSIYCTHLYEEARAIILDFVGGAPGKQIVIPVRNTTEGLNLLAMTMDLDRERDVVITSILEHHSNDLPWRGKAKVEYLPADGEGQLDLDYLESRLKAHAGAVKLVSVTGASNVVGTVTPIHAIAALAHAYGAKVCVDAAQLLPHRAVDMRPEGDPGHLDFLVFSAHKLNSPYGEGAVIGDYSHFQAAAPYLQGGGTVYSVSLDHVIWADPPDKQEAGTPNIFGMLAMAKALQIMQRFGMDNLVAHEQALTRRMLAGIREIPRVAVYGKTDPEDLEDRLGVVSFTVAGIHHAEVAAILSYEGGICVRNGCFCAHPLIKHLLSVTPEQEATFEAAIRAGDRSDVPGAVRASIGLHNRLWEVEHLLAMLRLIAEERWQGDYVLDSATGEFHPRGFRFDFGNLPGF; the protein is encoded by the coding sequence AGAATCCGGCCGTTGCCCGCCCAGGCTACTCCTCCCCAGCGCCGAGGTCAAAGGCCTGCCCATGAATTCCACCCGCCAGCAGCTCGAACTCGAGGCGCGCATTCCCGAGATCATCGGCGCCACGCACCCCGTGCCCCTGCTCGACGGCCGCCTGGTCGACGGCATCTACTTCGACAACGCCGCCTCCACCAAGCCCTTCGCCGAGGTGAGCGCCTTCCTCAAGTCGATCGAGCCCTACTACTCCAACATCCACCGCGGGACGGGCTTCGACTCCATCTACTGCACGCACCTCTACGAGGAGGCGCGGGCGATCATCCTCGACTTCGTGGGCGGCGCGCCGGGCAAGCAGATCGTGATCCCCGTGCGCAACACGACCGAGGGCCTCAACCTGCTCGCAATGACGATGGACCTGGACCGCGAGCGCGACGTGGTGATCACGAGCATCCTCGAGCACCACAGCAACGACCTGCCCTGGCGCGGCAAGGCGAAGGTCGAGTACCTGCCCGCCGACGGCGAGGGTCAGCTCGACCTCGACTACCTCGAGAGCCGCCTGAAGGCCCACGCGGGCGCGGTGAAGCTGGTCTCGGTGACCGGGGCGAGCAACGTCGTCGGCACGGTGACGCCCATCCACGCCATCGCCGCGCTCGCCCACGCCTACGGCGCCAAGGTTTGCGTCGACGCCGCGCAGCTCCTGCCCCACCGCGCCGTCGACATGCGGCCCGAGGGCGACCCGGGGCACCTCGACTTCCTCGTCTTCAGCGCGCACAAGCTGAACTCGCCCTACGGCGAGGGCGCGGTGATCGGCGACTACAGCCACTTCCAAGCCGCGGCGCCCTATCTCCAGGGCGGCGGCACGGTCTACTCGGTGAGCCTCGACCACGTGATCTGGGCCGATCCCCCGGACAAGCAGGAGGCGGGCACGCCGAACATCTTCGGCATGCTGGCGATGGCCAAGGCCCTGCAGATCATGCAGCGCTTCGGCATGGACAATCTCGTCGCGCACGAGCAGGCGCTGACGCGGCGCATGCTCGCGGGCATCCGCGAGATCCCGCGCGTGGCCGTCTACGGCAAGACCGATCCCGAGGATCTCGAGGACCGCCTGGGCGTCGTCAGCTTCACGGTGGCCGGCATCCACCACGCGGAGGTGGCCGCCATCCTCAGCTACGAGGGCGGCATCTGCGTGCGCAACGGCTGCTTCTGCGCCCACCCCTTGATCAAGCACCTGCTGAGCGTGACTCCCGAGCAGGAGGCGACCTTCGAGGCCGCCATTCGCGCCGGGGACCGCAGCGACGTGCCCGGCGCTGTGCGCGCGAGCATCGGCCTGCACAACCGGCTCTGGGAGGTCGAGCATCTGCTCGCCATGCTGCGGCTCATCGCCGAGGAGCGCTGGCAGGGCGACTACGTCCTCGACAGCGCCACCGGCGAATTCCACCCCCGCGGCTTCCGATTCGACTTCGGGAACCTGCCGGGTTTCTAG